In a single window of the Falco rusticolus isolate bFalRus1 chromosome 11, bFalRus1.pri, whole genome shotgun sequence genome:
- the RGS13 gene encoding regulator of G-protein signaling 13 isoform X1, whose amino-acid sequence MSRNTCWLCKIFRAEENGISSNNTEECLMTPETAIWVRLSSRNPDSISTSACWMRTSLPHSSGQRSPSHWKRVSLEEVLQWSQSFEKLVTSKYGPMIYKTYLKTEHSDENIEFWLACEAYKKITSQRKRISMARKLFTSYIQPQAPNEINIDSPARKAIIRNIQEPTQSCFDEAQRIIYMHMERDSYPRFLESKFYQKLKHSLQNNGDN is encoded by the exons ATGAGTCGAAATACTTGTTGGCTTTGCAAGATattcagagcagaagaaaatgggatCAGTTCTAA CAATACTGAGGAGTGTCTGATGACTCCTGAAACTGCCATTTGGGTGAGGTTAAGTAGCAGAAATCCAGACAGCATTTCCACAAGTGCCTGCTGGATGAGGACTTCTCTCCCACACAGCAGTGGCCAGAGGAGCCCCTCACACTGGAAAAG agTGTCTTTGGAAGAAGTGCTACAATGGTCCCAGTCTTTTGAAAAGCTTGTAACAAGTAAAT atgGGCCTATGATCTACAAGACCTACTTGAAAACAGAGCACAGTGATGAAAACATAGAATTTTGGCTTGCTTGTGAAGCTTATAAGAAGATCACGTCACAGAGGAAAAGGATTTCCATGGCCAGGAAACTTTTTACAAGTTACATTCAACCTCAGGCTCCCAATGAG attaATATTGACAGTCCTGCGAGGAAAGCAATCATAAGAAATATTCAAGAGCCAACACAGTCCTGTTTTGATGAAGCACAGAGAATAATTTACATGCACATGGAAAGAGATTCATATCCACGATTTCTTGAATCAAAGTTCTATCAAAAACTCAAACACAGCCTTCAAAATAATGGCGATAATTAA
- the RGS13 gene encoding regulator of G-protein signaling 13 isoform X2: MSRNTCWLCKIFRAEENGISSKVSLEEVLQWSQSFEKLVTSKYGPMIYKTYLKTEHSDENIEFWLACEAYKKITSQRKRISMARKLFTSYIQPQAPNEINIDSPARKAIIRNIQEPTQSCFDEAQRIIYMHMERDSYPRFLESKFYQKLKHSLQNNGDN, encoded by the exons ATGAGTCGAAATACTTGTTGGCTTTGCAAGATattcagagcagaagaaaatgggatCAGTTCTAA agTGTCTTTGGAAGAAGTGCTACAATGGTCCCAGTCTTTTGAAAAGCTTGTAACAAGTAAAT atgGGCCTATGATCTACAAGACCTACTTGAAAACAGAGCACAGTGATGAAAACATAGAATTTTGGCTTGCTTGTGAAGCTTATAAGAAGATCACGTCACAGAGGAAAAGGATTTCCATGGCCAGGAAACTTTTTACAAGTTACATTCAACCTCAGGCTCCCAATGAG attaATATTGACAGTCCTGCGAGGAAAGCAATCATAAGAAATATTCAAGAGCCAACACAGTCCTGTTTTGATGAAGCACAGAGAATAATTTACATGCACATGGAAAGAGATTCATATCCACGATTTCTTGAATCAAAGTTCTATCAAAAACTCAAACACAGCCTTCAAAATAATGGCGATAATTAA
- the RGS1 gene encoding regulator of G-protein signaling 1 — translation MPGFFFPHSNMTELNGKDDCKLAEGKIHKKKQKAFGADLKNYLKCMVPRIESGIKTSNSRNFMLSAEEVIQWSQSLEKLLASQSGQGVFREFLKSEFSEENIEFWLACEDYKKTKSDHLQGKAERIYEEFVQSDAIKQINIDYQMREATAKRAQDPTHTSFDEAQKTVYILMERDSYPRFLKSKAYLNLLNQLQTNTSK, via the exons AtgccaggattttttttcccccacagcaACATGACTGAATTAAATGGAAAAGACGACTGCAAGCTGGCAGAAGGCAAAATccataaaaagaagcaaaaggctTT TGGTGCAGATCTCAAAAATTATCTGAAGTGCATGGTACCACGTATCGAATCTGGGATCAAGACTTCTAACTCCAGAAACTTCAT GCTTTCTGCAGAGGAAGTAATACAGTGGTCCCAGTCTTTGGAAAAGCTTTTGGCCAGCCAAA GTGGTCAAGGTGTCTTCCGGGAGTTCCTGAAGTCAGAGTTCAGCGAGGAAAACATTGAGTTCTGGTTGGCTTGTGAGGATTACAAGAAAACCAAGTCTGATCACTTACAAGGCAAAGCAGAGAGGATTTATGAGGAGTTTGTTCAGTCAGATGCTATTAAACAG ATAAATATTGACTATCAGATGAGGGAAGCAACAGCCAAAAGGGCTCAAGACCCAACTCACACAAGTTTTGATGAAGCCCAGAAAACTGTGTACATCCTCATGGAAAGGGATTCATATCCCAGGTTTTTGAAATCCAAAGCCTACCTGAACCTTTTGAACCAGCTGCAAACCAACACCTCAAAATGA